From Mytilus edulis chromosome 9, xbMytEdul2.2, whole genome shotgun sequence, the proteins below share one genomic window:
- the LOC139488020 gene encoding dynein regulatory complex subunit 3-like: MSAVNSMSRMYDNLEPTVIDEDLLRSAVEEQGPKEEAGKIAKAEGIDFGDVRSLRLDFKNVLTIDNLWEFTALTKLQLDNNIIEKIEGLDSLVNLIWLDLSFNNIEVIEGLGHLTKLEDLTLYSNRISKIENMDNLVNLQVFSIGNNILKDLENVIYLRKFKKLKTLTLKGNPFCEEDTYKQYVIAFLSDIGFLDYKLVHQQAREAAIEKYMIPREEMLHNEKQANAIVEEDNKRKIEVELHKIAYVENMDSDSLFESLYTEDAEGKKLAEFPAISELIESFREKFVAVCYQIFEYGIKEHDKRQAEVNQFWECIEEAKNENKLLGMKAIDEFMVMKKKVLQELTQISDQRLLEQQVSDYNKVIAELWDKLMGYELQLVDQLEEVVKDFERNLQDMVSMFIESIMAFMSTARDLENSHHEKLSEIALPIVDKLAKNEMDDEISEDVRMLFVDKDTIINAISTSHDYHLLKIDNKEEDMMTRLNNWMKGLLEKIHDEEEIQRNRLRVVEINHLIDHLRDEIDNLEVGNAGGY; encoded by the exons ATGAGTGCTGTAAATTCTATGTCTCGTATGTACGATAACTTAGAACCAACAGTTATCGATGAAGATTTACTCAGATCTGCTGTTGAAGAACAAGGTCCCAAAGAAGAAGCTGGTAAAATAGCTAAAGCTGAGGGGATAGACTTTGGTGATGTTAGATCCTTGAGATTAGACTTCAAAA atGTTTTGACAATTGACAACTTATGGGAATTTACAGCTTTAACAAAATTACAGCTGGACAACAATATCATAGAAAAAATAGAAGGACTAGACTCACTGGTAAATCTTATTTGGTTGG ATTTGTCCTTTAACAACATAGAAGTAATAGAAGGATTGGGTCATCTGACTAAATTAGAAGACCTTACTTTATACAGTAACAGAATATCAAAGATTGAAAATATGGATAATTTAGTAAATTTACAGGTGTTTTCCATTGGAAACAATATCCTGAAAGATTTAGAAAAT gttATATATTTAAGGAAATTTAAGAAACTTAAAACATTAACACTGAAAGGGAATCCATTTTGTGAAGAGGACACTTATAAACAATATGTGATAGCATTTCTTTCAGACATAGGATTTCTGGATTATAAATTGGTTCATCAACAAGCG AGAGAGGCTGCCATTGAGAAATATATGATTCCAAGAGAAGAAATGTTACACAACGAGAAACAGGCTAATGCTATAGTAGAAGAAGATAACAAGAGAAAGATAGAGGTTGAATTACATAAG attgCTTATGTTGAGAACATGGATAGTGACAGCTTGTTTGAGAGTTTGTACACAGAAGACGCAGAAGGGAAGAAATTGGCAGAATTTCCTGCTATTTCTGAACTCATTGAAAG CTTCAGAGAAAAGTTTGTGGCTGTTTGTTACCAGATTTTTGAATACGGTATAAAAGAACATGATAAACGTCAAGCAGAAGTAAACCAGTTCTGGGAATGTATTGAAGAAGCAAAGAATGAAAACAAACTTCTAGGAATGAAGGCAATTGATGAATTCATGGTCATGAAGAAGAAA GTATTACAAGAACTTACCCAGATAAGTGACCAAAGACTTTTAGAACAACAAGTATCAGACTATAACAAAGTAATAGCAGAACTATGGGACAAACTTATGGGATATGAGCTACAACTTGTAGATCAGTTAGAG GAAGTTGTTAAGGATTTTGAGAGAAACCTACAGGACATGGTATCTATGTTTATTGAGAGTATAATGGCTTTCATGTCAACAGCCAGAGATCTGGAGAACTCACATCATGAAAAACTCAGTGAAATAGCCTTACCTATTGTAGACAAACTGGCTAAGAATGAAATGGACGATGAAATCTCAGAGGATGTGCGAATg tTGTTTGTTGATAAAGACACAATCATCAATGCCATTTCTACGTCACATGACTATCATTTACTAAAAATAGACAATAAAGAGGAAGATATGATGACCAGACTGAATAATTGGATGAAAGGACTCTTAGAAAAAATACACGATGAAGAAGAAATTCAGAGAAACAGATTACGTGTGGTGGAAATTAATCATCTGATTGACCACTTAAGGGATGAAATAGACAATCTGGAAGTGGGAAATGCTGGAGGATActaa